One Acidimicrobiales bacterium genomic region harbors:
- a CDS encoding AMP-binding protein has product MPAPNAAALLRRNASDPDISLRPAVRFGERVWTHHEYVAECRRWANLFISRRPPGRPFHVGVLLDNVPDYLFALGGAALAGATIVGLNHTRRGQGLQRDIAHTDVAMIVTEPRHEPLLEPIVDGLGLTEGNLLVSRRFADPGDPEPRLGGSLDEALADVGVGDPDVDDPSPDSIWALVFTSGTSDAPKAVICSQRRIMVTGNRMGMMLGLGPDDVGYVSMPLFHSNAVMVGWAPSIVYGGSVGLARRFSASRWLQDVRRYGATYFNYTGKPLSYILDTPARPDDADNSLRIAFGNEGSPQVVEAFGSRFGVEVVDAFGATEGGVAVNREPGMPQGAMGRVGEAVKVVDEEGGFRPAARFDTSGRLVNAEECVGEIVSTAGSGPFEGYYNNADANARATRRGWYWSGDLGYVDDEGYLYFAGRTAEWIRVDGENFPAGPIESALSRHPDVVVAAAYGVPDEQAGDQVMACLVLREGARAEGAAIAAWIDAQGDVAPKWRPRFLRVTEAMPTTATNKIVKRTLVHQKFRSDRTGGDPIFVRGRGEPAYRLLTAEDERRLEASFTAAGRQRFWDL; this is encoded by the coding sequence ATGCCGGCGCCGAACGCCGCCGCCCTCCTTCGGCGCAACGCGTCGGACCCTGACATATCGCTCCGACCTGCCGTGCGCTTTGGTGAGCGCGTCTGGACCCACCACGAGTACGTGGCCGAGTGCCGGCGGTGGGCGAACCTCTTCATCTCCCGGCGCCCGCCGGGGCGCCCCTTCCATGTGGGTGTCCTGCTCGACAACGTGCCCGACTACCTCTTCGCCCTGGGGGGCGCAGCCTTGGCGGGAGCCACGATCGTGGGTCTCAACCACACTCGACGGGGCCAGGGCCTGCAGCGCGACATCGCCCACACCGACGTGGCCATGATCGTGACCGAGCCCCGACACGAGCCCCTGCTGGAGCCCATCGTCGACGGGCTGGGCCTGACCGAGGGCAATCTCCTGGTGTCCCGGCGGTTCGCCGACCCGGGCGATCCCGAGCCCCGGCTGGGCGGGTCGCTGGACGAGGCCCTGGCGGACGTCGGTGTCGGGGATCCCGATGTCGACGATCCATCTCCTGACTCGATCTGGGCGCTCGTCTTCACCTCGGGAACGTCGGACGCTCCGAAGGCCGTGATCTGCAGCCAGCGACGCATCATGGTCACCGGCAACCGCATGGGAATGATGCTGGGGCTCGGGCCCGACGACGTGGGCTATGTCAGCATGCCGCTCTTCCATTCCAACGCCGTCATGGTCGGCTGGGCCCCGTCGATCGTCTACGGAGGGTCGGTGGGACTGGCCAGACGGTTCAGCGCCTCGCGATGGCTCCAGGACGTGCGCCGGTACGGGGCCACGTACTTCAACTACACGGGCAAGCCGCTGTCGTACATCCTCGACACGCCGGCGCGTCCCGATGATGCCGACAACTCCCTGCGGATCGCCTTCGGCAACGAAGGGTCGCCGCAGGTCGTCGAGGCGTTCGGCTCGCGCTTTGGCGTCGAGGTGGTCGATGCCTTCGGCGCCACCGAGGGTGGCGTGGCGGTCAACCGCGAGCCTGGGATGCCACAAGGAGCCATGGGCCGGGTCGGCGAGGCGGTGAAGGTCGTGGACGAGGAGGGCGGGTTCCGCCCCGCCGCCCGCTTCGACACGTCGGGCCGGCTGGTCAACGCCGAGGAGTGCGTCGGTGAGATCGTCAGCACAGCCGGCTCCGGTCCCTTCGAGGGCTACTACAACAACGCCGACGCCAACGCCCGAGCCACGCGCCGGGGCTGGTACTGGAGCGGCGACCTCGGCTACGTCGACGACGAGGGCTACCTCTACTTCGCCGGCCGGACGGCGGAGTGGATCCGGGTGGACGGCGAGAACTTCCCCGCCGGCCCCATCGAGTCGGCGCTGTCCCGGCACCCCGACGTGGTCGTCGCCGCCGCCTACGGTGTGCCCGACGAGCAGGCGGGCGACCAGGTCATGGCGTGTCTCGTCCTTCGAGAGGGCGCCCGAGCAGAGGGCGCGGCGATCGCCGCGTGGATCGACGCCCAAGGTGACGTCGCCCCCAAGTGGCGGCCCCGTTTCCTCCGGGTGACGGAGGCGATGCCGACGACCGCCACCAACAAGATCGTGAAGCGGACCCTCGTCCACCAGAAGTTTCGCTCTGACCGGACCGGCGGCGACCCAATCTTCGTCCGGGGTCGCGGCGAGCCCGCCTACCGGCTACTCACGGCCGAGGACGAGCGGCGGCTCGAGGCGTCGTTCACCGCCGCCGGCCGCCAGCGGTTCTGGGACCTCTGA
- a CDS encoding nitroreductase family protein: MADFFDVVGRQRACRQFRADPVEDVLVERCLAAATFAPSAENRQPWAFVVVRDPGLRALIGDLTRRAWQSGGRQHSEPRLASGLLADVDRGAEGGVAAAPILVVVCGDTRLGLEVTLPASIFPATQNLLLAATALGLGSALTTLPVAFGSELRTALRLPDPVHPLAVVPLGWPARPLGAPRRQPVSEKAYRDTYGARW; encoded by the coding sequence ATGGCCGACTTCTTCGACGTCGTCGGCCGCCAGCGTGCCTGTCGGCAGTTCCGGGCCGATCCTGTGGAGGACGTGCTCGTCGAGCGCTGTCTCGCGGCTGCCACGTTCGCCCCCAGCGCCGAGAACCGCCAACCGTGGGCCTTCGTGGTCGTCCGGGACCCGGGGCTGCGGGCCCTGATCGGGGACCTCACCAGGCGGGCGTGGCAAAGCGGGGGCCGACAGCACTCCGAGCCCCGGTTGGCCTCGGGGCTCCTCGCCGACGTCGATCGCGGCGCCGAGGGAGGCGTGGCGGCGGCGCCGATCCTGGTCGTGGTGTGTGGTGACACGCGGCTGGGTCTGGAGGTGACCCTGCCGGCATCGATCTTCCCCGCCACCCAGAACCTGCTCCTCGCCGCCACTGCCCTCGGCCTGGGGTCGGCGCTCACCACGCTGCCGGTTGCCTTCGGCAGCGAGCTCCGCACAGCCCTGAGGTTGCCCGACCCGGTACACCCGCTTGCCGTCGTGCCCCTGGGCTGGCCCGCTCGTCCGCTCGGTGCCCCGCGCCGCCAACCAGTGTCGGAGAAGGCGTACCGCGACACCTACGGGGCGCGCTGGTAA
- a CDS encoding SDR family NAD(P)-dependent oxidoreductase → MLLDGRVAVVTGAGRGIGREIASCLAQQGANVVVNDVGVSLDGRGGDDDAAAQACADIESAGGKAVPSYDSVSDFAAAGRIIQTAVDTFGRIDILVNNAGIIRDRTLVKMSEDDFDAVVAVHLKGTFNCTRHAAEHMRDAGYGRIVNITSSAGLRGNFGQTNYGAAKAGIMGMTFVWALELARSGITVNAVAPAGTTRMTAGLYERTGSEPPPDQDPSLNAPLVAFLASEQASYVNGQVLGRTGYAFTIFQTPRQVAAMWREGGWDPEGVAEHFHEVLGQHLQPVGMPAHPLIGKKD, encoded by the coding sequence ATGCTGCTCGACGGAAGGGTTGCGGTCGTGACCGGCGCCGGTCGGGGAATCGGCCGGGAGATCGCCTCGTGCCTGGCCCAACAGGGCGCCAATGTCGTCGTCAATGACGTGGGGGTGTCGCTCGACGGCCGGGGCGGCGACGACGACGCCGCGGCCCAGGCGTGCGCCGACATCGAGTCGGCGGGAGGCAAGGCCGTACCGTCCTACGATTCGGTGAGCGACTTCGCCGCCGCCGGACGAATCATCCAGACAGCCGTCGACACCTTCGGCCGGATCGACATCCTCGTCAACAACGCCGGCATCATCCGGGACCGGACCCTGGTCAAGATGAGCGAAGACGACTTCGATGCCGTGGTCGCCGTCCATCTGAAGGGCACGTTCAACTGCACGCGCCACGCGGCCGAGCACATGCGGGACGCGGGTTACGGCCGCATCGTCAACATCACCTCGTCGGCTGGTCTGCGGGGCAACTTCGGCCAGACCAACTACGGCGCCGCCAAGGCCGGCATCATGGGGATGACATTCGTGTGGGCGCTCGAGCTGGCCCGTAGCGGCATCACGGTCAACGCCGTGGCCCCGGCGGGCACTACCCGCATGACGGCGGGGCTCTACGAGCGGACGGGGAGCGAGCCGCCCCCCGACCAGGACCCCTCGCTCAACGCTCCGCTCGTCGCCTTCCTCGCCTCCGAGCAGGCGTCGTATGTGAACGGCCAGGTCCTCGGGCGGACCGGCTACGCCTTCACCATCTTCCAGACGCCTCGCCAGGTGGCGGCCATGTGGCGGGAGGGAGGGTGGGACCCTGAGGGCGTGGCCGAGCACTTCCACGAGGTCCTCGGCCAGCACCTGCAGCCGGTGGGGATGCCCGCCCATCCCCTCATCGGCAAGAAGGACTAG
- a CDS encoding TetR/AcrR family transcriptional regulator, which yields MATGKRATAKKATRGTATKGSAARGSAARGSAARRADPASRRGSAPPRSSGGGAPSGQGGPARDRALRARGQRTMRRLLDAGVDVLRQRGYQAARVDDIVKAAETSHGTFYLYFANKEDLFRALALDVSDAIVCLAESLGPVGPDREGFAELRQWMGRFADLYRRHRAVIQAWTEAETEASEFGRLGTELMTRFTQVLIDRIDRASVVGVDPQIAALAMVAMIERSNYYLLSRQAPVSRDQMLDTLTTIAHIGLFGGRRRRPARVAGPGKPPARSSRAARAAQAR from the coding sequence GTGGCGACCGGGAAGCGAGCGACCGCCAAGAAGGCGACCCGAGGGACCGCCACCAAGGGCTCCGCGGCGAGGGGCTCGGCGGCAAGAGGCTCGGCGGCAAGACGGGCAGACCCCGCATCCAGGCGGGGTAGCGCGCCACCCCGGTCGAGCGGGGGCGGCGCCCCGTCGGGGCAGGGTGGGCCCGCTCGGGACCGTGCCCTCCGGGCCCGGGGCCAGCGCACGATGCGGCGGTTGCTCGATGCCGGCGTCGACGTGCTCCGCCAGCGCGGCTACCAGGCGGCGCGGGTCGACGACATCGTCAAGGCGGCCGAGACCTCGCACGGGACGTTCTATCTGTACTTCGCCAACAAGGAAGACCTGTTCCGGGCCCTGGCCCTGGACGTGTCCGATGCCATCGTCTGCCTGGCCGAGTCGCTGGGACCGGTGGGACCAGACCGTGAGGGCTTCGCCGAGCTGCGTCAGTGGATGGGCCGGTTCGCCGACCTCTATCGGCGGCACCGTGCCGTGATCCAGGCCTGGACGGAGGCGGAGACGGAAGCAAGCGAGTTCGGCCGCCTGGGAACCGAGCTCATGACCCGGTTCACCCAGGTGCTCATCGACCGCATCGACCGTGCCAGCGTGGTCGGGGTCGACCCGCAGATCGCCGCCCTCGCCATGGTGGCCATGATCGAGCGCTCCAACTACTACCTGTTGAGCAGGCAGGCGCCGGTGAGCAGGGACCAGATGCTCGACACCCTGACCACGATCGCCCACATCGGGCTGTTCGGAGGAAGGCGGCGACGGCCGGCCCGGGTGGCCGGCCCCGGCAAGCCGCCGGCCCGGAGCTCGCGAGCGGCCCGAGCTGCGCAGGCCCGCTGA
- a CDS encoding acyl-CoA dehydrogenase family protein produces MDFDYPPEAEHLRHELRAWLDANLTGRLRGASWANASDTDNADVALLREWNAKLADAGYAAIAWPEEYGGRGAGVMEQVVLAEEMSRAGAPGTLNPIGISNIAPAIMAHGTEEQKRRLLPRMLRGDDIWCQGFSEPDAGSDLASLRTSAERDGDHYLVNGQKVWNTLGNLANWCELLVRTDSTAPRHRGISCLLVDMTLPGIEVRPLVTITGERDFNEIFLTDVRVPTSSLLGPENDGWRVAMTTLTHERGGVADLHLGLRKKIRRLLDIARSTTIDGRVASKDPVLRQRLVSVYLEGELLKLLSERALSAAIHGREMGPESSVAKLVWSQAGQHLAEVSADVLGPVAPDGPWARDLVSSRSLTIAGGTTQVNKDVIAQRILGLPRSS; encoded by the coding sequence GTGGACTTCGACTACCCGCCCGAGGCGGAGCACCTCCGACACGAGCTCCGGGCGTGGCTCGACGCCAATCTGACCGGGCGCCTCCGCGGCGCAAGCTGGGCCAACGCCAGCGACACCGACAATGCCGATGTGGCTCTCCTGCGGGAGTGGAACGCCAAGCTGGCCGACGCCGGGTACGCCGCCATCGCCTGGCCCGAGGAGTACGGCGGCCGGGGCGCCGGTGTGATGGAGCAGGTCGTGCTGGCAGAGGAGATGAGCCGGGCCGGCGCGCCGGGCACGCTCAACCCCATCGGCATCTCGAACATCGCCCCCGCCATCATGGCGCACGGGACAGAAGAGCAGAAGCGTCGGCTCCTGCCAAGGATGCTGCGGGGCGACGACATCTGGTGCCAGGGCTTCTCCGAGCCCGACGCCGGCTCGGACCTGGCCTCGCTGCGGACGTCTGCCGAGCGCGATGGGGACCACTACCTCGTCAACGGCCAAAAGGTCTGGAACACCCTGGGGAACCTGGCGAACTGGTGCGAGCTGCTCGTGCGGACCGACTCCACGGCGCCCCGCCACCGCGGTATCAGCTGCCTGCTCGTCGACATGACGCTCCCCGGTATCGAGGTCCGCCCGCTCGTCACCATTACCGGCGAGCGGGACTTCAACGAGATCTTCCTCACCGACGTGCGGGTACCGACCTCGAGCCTCCTCGGACCGGAGAACGACGGCTGGCGGGTGGCCATGACCACCCTCACCCACGAGCGCGGCGGCGTCGCCGATCTCCATCTGGGACTGCGCAAGAAGATCAGGAGGCTGCTCGACATCGCCCGATCGACCACGATCGACGGACGAGTGGCGTCCAAGGACCCCGTGCTCCGCCAGCGCCTGGTGAGCGTCTACCTCGAGGGAGAGCTCCTCAAGCTCCTCAGCGAGCGGGCCCTCTCGGCGGCCATCCACGGACGGGAGATGGGGCCCGAGTCGAGCGTGGCGAAGCTCGTCTGGAGCCAGGCCGGCCAGCACCTCGCCGAGGTGAGCGCCGACGTCCTCGGTCCGGTGGCTCCCGACGGGCCATGGGCGAGGGACCTCGTCTCCTCGCGCTCGCTCACCATCGCCGGGGGCACCACCCAGGTCAACAAGGACGTCATCGCCCAACGTATCCTTGGGCTACCTCGGTCGAGCTGA
- a CDS encoding nitronate monooxygenase family protein, whose protein sequence is MRTAATDLVGIDVPVFGFSHCRDVVAAVTNAGGCGVLGAVAHSPEQLDVDLSWIELEVKGKPYGVDLLVPEKFAGAEAGGLDRSQLRSLVPEEHGAWVDDLLSRYDVPPAPGDDTGFSGIGGMRVDPRSMAPLLDVLFAHQTRLVASALGPPPAHFIERAHASGIPVAALAGSVEHARRHVQAGADLIVAQGTEAGGHTGLIATMVLVPEVVDVVAPVPVLAAGGIARGRQLAAGLALGADGAWCGSVWLTTEEAETPPVVKDKFLRAGLGDTVRSRSMTGKPARMLRTAWTDEWERPDGPDPLPMPIQPMLIGDAMRRIHRVAGKEGTGANDLVTYFVGQVVGSMGSVRPTRRVVLEMVEEFIDTVQRLDDLVKE, encoded by the coding sequence ATGCGCACCGCGGCAACCGATCTCGTCGGCATCGACGTTCCCGTCTTCGGCTTCAGCCACTGCCGCGACGTGGTCGCCGCGGTCACGAATGCCGGCGGCTGCGGCGTGCTCGGCGCCGTCGCCCACAGTCCCGAGCAGCTCGACGTCGACCTCAGCTGGATCGAGCTTGAGGTGAAGGGCAAGCCCTACGGCGTCGACCTGCTCGTCCCCGAGAAGTTCGCCGGCGCCGAGGCGGGTGGGCTCGATCGCAGCCAGCTGCGCAGCCTCGTGCCCGAGGAGCACGGGGCGTGGGTCGACGACCTCCTGAGCCGCTACGACGTCCCGCCGGCCCCTGGCGACGACACCGGCTTCAGCGGGATCGGCGGCATGCGCGTCGATCCCAGGAGCATGGCGCCGCTGCTCGACGTGCTGTTCGCCCACCAGACCCGCCTGGTGGCATCCGCGTTGGGTCCGCCGCCGGCACACTTCATCGAGCGCGCCCACGCCTCCGGCATCCCAGTTGCCGCGCTGGCCGGGTCGGTCGAGCACGCCCGCAGGCACGTGCAGGCGGGCGCCGACCTGATCGTGGCCCAGGGGACCGAGGCCGGCGGCCACACGGGGTTGATCGCGACGATGGTGCTCGTGCCCGAGGTGGTCGACGTGGTCGCACCGGTCCCGGTTCTGGCCGCCGGAGGCATCGCCCGCGGCCGTCAGCTGGCGGCGGGCCTGGCCCTGGGGGCCGATGGCGCATGGTGCGGCTCGGTGTGGTTGACGACCGAGGAGGCAGAGACGCCACCGGTGGTCAAGGACAAGTTCCTGCGGGCGGGCCTCGGGGACACGGTGCGCTCGAGGTCGATGACGGGCAAGCCGGCCAGGATGCTGCGCACGGCGTGGACCGACGAGTGGGAGCGTCCCGACGGCCCCGACCCGCTGCCCATGCCGATCCAGCCCATGCTGATAGGCGACGCCATGCGCCGCATCCACCGGGTCGCCGGCAAGGAAGGCACCGGTGCGAACGATCTGGTGACGTACTTCGTGGGACAGGTCGTGGGCTCGATGGGCAGCGTTCGACCGACCCGGCGGGTGGTGCTGGAGATGGTCGAGGAGTTCATCGATACCGTCCAGCGCCTCGACGACCTGGTGAAGGAGTAG